The following are from one region of the Melospiza melodia melodia isolate bMelMel2 chromosome 16, bMelMel2.pri, whole genome shotgun sequence genome:
- the GPR174 gene encoding probable G-protein coupled receptor 174, giving the protein MNSMSNCSETDLKPYYAVTYTVILIPGLIGNTLALWVFYGYMKETKRAVIFMINLAIADLSQVLSLPLRIFYYLTGTWEFGGGLCMLCFYLKYVNMYASIYFLVCISVRRYLFLMHPFKFSDCRRVCDVYISIVGWVVVCVGCLPFPLLRMQHQQDKNACFVDLPIKKLDLPTSITLMTIGELVGFVTPLLIILYCSWKTILSLKERHSASRDLGEKKKALKMILTCALVFLICFGPYHISFPLDFFVKTGQIQEGCVPISVFHAVALCLASLNSCVDPIIYYFTTDEFRRRLSRQDLQDSIHLQHLSYGRRHSRDVLGEDTTEY; this is encoded by the coding sequence CACCCTGGCCCTGTGGGTCTTCTATGGCTACATGAAAGAGACTAAGAGGGCCGTGATATTCATGATCAATTTAGCCATTGCTGACTTGTCACAGGTGCTGTCCTTGCCCCTGAGGATTTTTTACTACCTGACGGGCACGTGGGAGTTCGGGGGGGGTCTCTGCATGCTCTGCTTCTACCTGAAGTACGTCAATATGTACGCCAGCATCTACTTCTTGGTGTGCATCAGCGTGAGGAGGTACCTGTTCCTCATGCACCCCTTCAAATTCAGTGACTGCAGGCGTGTCTGTGATGTCTACATCAGCATCGTGGGCTGGGTCGTGGTCTGTGTGGGCTGCCTGCCTTTCCCTCTCCTCAGGATGCAGCACCAGCAGGATAAAAACGCCTGTTTTGTGGATCTTCCCATCAAGAAACTCGACCTGCCCACCTCCATCACGCTGATGACCATAGGGGAGTTGGTGGGGTTTGTCACCCCCCTGCTCATCATCCTGTACTGCTCCTGGAAGACAATCCTGTCACTAAAAGAGAGGCACTCTGCTTCCCGGGACCTGGGCGAGAAGAAGAAGGCTTTAAAGATGATCCTCACCTGCGCCCTGGTGTTCCTGATCTGCTTTGGACCTTACCACATCAGCTTCCCCCTGGATTTCTTTGTGAAAACGGGGCAGATCCAGGAGGGCTGTGTGCCCATCTCGGTGTTCCACGCCGTGGCTTTGTGCCTCGCCAGCCTCAACTCCTGCGTGGATCCCATCATCTACTACTTCACCACGGACGAGTTCAGGAGACGCCTCTCCAGGCAGGACCTGCAGGACAGCATCCATCTCCAGCACCTCAGCTACGGCAGGAGACACTCCAGGGATGTGCTTGGGGAGGACACCACGGAATACTGA